The segment AGAAAGGCCCATTTGCCCATTTATTAAGAGATTTAAGTTTTTACGACTATCAGCTTGCATTCCCAAATAGACATCCAGTCATCTGAAGAAAAGCCAAGAGAGGCAATCAGATGTGATATTTaatttagagctgcaacaattagttggTTAATCAATTAAGCAAtcgaaagaaaattaattaccaactattttgataatcgatgaATGTGTCATagatttgctggttccagcatCTTAAATGTAAGTATTTGCTGCATTACTTTGTAATTTATGATAGCAAATGAAGTATATCTGGGTTTTAGACTGTAGGACAAAATATGCAATGTGAAggcattttttacttttcttttgatattttatatactaaatgattaatcgtttattcatgaaaataattgttaattgtGGCCCTAATTTAATGGTGCATTTAATTGTGCAGTCGGCCCCTCATGCTGAGGAACAGTAGCTGAAACAGCAAATTAAATTTTTCCAGTGAATATTCTGTTATGGCCATCTATTAATGGGACACAGTCATGTAAAGTGTGAAAATGTACTAACATCTTGTTGGATGCTGTTAATAGCACAATTGGAAGTGGTTAAGTCTTATTCTTAAAGGACTATTTCAGTCAGCTGGCCGAAAGGGGAAGTGAGATTTGGGATTCTGGCAGGGCCGGAGTTGGTTGGCCAGATTATCCCTCTCATGCAAATGTCCTCCCTCCCCTGTTGGGTCCCAGTGAAGCGTGGGGGGGCTCAGCGCTGGGCACAGCTGCTTCCCGTTTCTGCTAAATCACACCGCAGCCATCTGGACGAGGCATGCAGCCGCACAACGCCGCCGAGCTCCTCTGCCTGCCTTGGCTGAGCCTCTCCAGACAGGCCTGGCCCTCAGAGCCTCGGCCCCTGCCTTCTGCTCCAGTGcctcatcctctctgtcccAGCTCTCTGCTGCTACCGCTCCTCAGAGGACCAGCGGGACTCTTCAGGTCCTGGACACAGCACATGTCGACATactggtgcgtgtgtgtggagggACCCTTTTGTGTGAGCTGCTTATGCCACCGTTACTTCCCTTGATGTCTGAGCAGACAAATGCCATCATGCGTTAGCCTTGTCGTCTCTGTCTGTTTGGCATCCTTGTAAATTATAAGATAATATGGAAGAACAGAACACTTTTAGTTGGCAATTATAGAAATTCTGGTTATATACTGAAGAAAATATCAATATTTGAAGTAAAAGAGCTTTTTTGTAGAATCTACTCGACTTCGGCTGTACTTTGCAACCACACACAGTAATTGTCCAGCATGTGGagaagtgtttatttattcacctctCACTGTAAATGTTCTTTGAGTGTGTTcgttgtttttaaataaaaatatactcaAATGCCAGTCATTCACTCTTTCTTGGCTCTTCCTTGACAGGCAGCAATGAGCAGCATCTTGAGTGACATCTAAACTTAATTATTTCAGAAGGTTCGAGAGTGTGAAATGAAATCTCCACATTTCTTAAGAAGGTCAAATGAGACAGCAAAAGTCTCATAAAACTTTGCATTAACTCCAGGAATCATTTTCCTGAGCCTGGCCCAAATTTATGGTAGACTTCAAACTGTTTAATATAGACATTACCATATTCTTTGAATATAGTCCATTAAAGGAAAAACTATCCTATTAAAACATATGTATTTGGCATAAAATATCCttatgaatatataaatatgaaggtGATACCAAGTGGTTACAGGTCTGTTTATGAAACAATTTCCTCAAGAATAAATTCATCTTTCTCCTTATTACTACTCTCattcactgaaaaataaaaacttcccCACTCTTTGTGCATATATAAAATATCCTTTATTGATATTTTGCAAGCATAAAGCTCCTTCAAACCTCAAATggctcattttcattttgtgagTGGAACAATTCTTAGACATCATCAGCTATAAAACAAAAGCCCAGGATAACATTTTATTCCGATCAGCAGATTTTCCTCCAGCAGCAGTCATGTTTTCACCTCAAACCCATTTAGTACAGTTGGACAGAAAGAGATGCAGCTTTTTTTATTAACTACTCTACAGACAAAACATTAATCACcgtaataaatacaaaaacagacaggCATGTAAATGTGATATAAATAATATGTAGGTTGTTACAAATAAAGGAACATGTTGACATGTGAGGTTATCTACATTGACTGTTGATTGTATTTAATATGATACGATAGTAAAATGGGCTTTTCTgcactgaaaacaaatgcagaATATAATCTTTTATTGACATTTCAGactttgtaaatgtaatgtagaaatcttttctattttaaatctAGAAAAAAGTTGCTGCCTGGTTTTCCAAAAGGAAAGACACATTGTAAATGCTGTACACTGTGTAGGATACGGCACAGTAGCTCTGCTGCGTTATGTTGTCTTCACACAACATTACATGAACTAGTCTTCCTTTTTCAGCCTGGTATTAGAAATGCAAACAAATGGATTTTTTACTATACATTTATCTGTGTTCAACAAACATGCATacttttgaaaaaaaacccacaacttTCAGACGTCGACAgtgtattttacatttctaGGTATTTATTTCAGGCACATACCactgagagagtgtgtgtggcaTGTTCTCCATATGTacatctgtttgtctgtgtgaaagtgtgtgttgtTCTCTGGTCGACGGTGGTTCAGTAGCGATGCTCCCCTCGCGTTATGTGAGAGGAGAACTCGTATCGGTCTTGACTCCTGTGACCGCAGAGGTTGCACTCGAAGGGGTCTCTGAAGCCATGGCAGCCCATATGAATGGTGTACATGACGTGGTCCAGGAACAGAACGCGGCAGTGTTCGCACCGGTACGCCCTCACCTGCTCCCCGTCTGCCGTCACCACCTTGAAGCCCTCGGAGGCCATCTCGATGGCCCGGATGGCCTCATActgcctctgctgctcctccttcaCCAGAGGGAGCACGCCGTTCCTCACCCCCGAGGTGATGTGGTTGGTCAGGTAGATGAGGCCGGGGGCCGCCCCGCCTGGACGATCCTCATTGTTGCTCTCGGTGTCTGTGGAGTCCTGGCCGCTATGGCTGGGGGAACCGTCTTTCTCGCTGGAGGCAGACTTGGAGttggagagcagcagcaggttctCAGCTGCGCTGTCTTTGGCTGACAGGTTGTGGCCCGACCCTGCGTGGCCCTCGGGAGCTGGCTTGTGGAGGGGGTACATGGAGCCGAGGCCAACATCGGAAGAGGAGGCTGGGGAGGTCTGGACCAGAGGCCGGAGCGACTCTGCCCCCAGGTAGCTAATGGCACTGTTGATGGCCTGGTCGATGACGTGGGGCTGAATCAGCTCACCTGCTCCTCCGTCGTAGGAGAGGTCTGACAGACGTTTGTCACCTGAGggaccacagagagacagaagaacaATGGAGAGTTATACTTTATTGACATACAGACTTTCACCTACATCCTGTGATTTCCCCATCTTAATACTGAGCGTGCTCCTCTCTAGCTGAGTTTGAAAATGACTcactgttattgttttttctgGTATCCTTATCCTAGTCTAATCCTAGCATTTCCCTCAGCCTcttaatattttacttttctccctcttttgtTATGAAGATTATCATCatctaaatgtaaaaatgaatacAGGTTTAAACATTCAGTAAATATTGAAACATAGAAACAgcaattaaacaaattaaaggCACAGTTCCTGATTAGGCTGAACTGCAAAATAGACTATTTTCTATTACACTGCATGCACTCTGCAGAGCCAGGGTGGCAAAGAAAAATGCTAAACTAATTATTACAAAACACATTGCAGCTTCACCTATGCAGCTTTCATAGGTGCAGCAGCACTTTCAGCAAATGTAGCGACATTGTATTTACACAAAGGAAGCAGATTTTAGCCCTTACCCACAAACTTCTGTGGCATAGTGCTCTTACGTTTAGCTACATTATTAGCTAGTCTGTCTAGCACCAAGGCTCTGTCAGATCCCGTCTGGCTTAAGTCTTCCCTCTGCTCATTCTGGTTGCTTTCTTCCTTTACTACTGGAAAGCAAGACAGAAAAGTAGATTTCAGAGTCAAAGTAGTTTGAGTTTGTCCTGTTTAAAAGATGAACTGGCACCTGATAACACATGATGGTATTTTCTGGTCTGATGGTATTTATCTCACGGAGCTCAGAGCGGACTATTCTGACACATATAAAGCACTTGgtctataaatataatatttgttCATGCTCACAGATGAAGTGTAGATGTGTTTCTAGGCTTCAATGCAGTTCAGTTCAATTGAGTGTGTTCATCAATTTGTGACTGCTTAGTATATATGCACATACAGAACTTTATACttgacatgattaaaataacttaattaGCCCTGCAGTTATTTTTGAATAACTAAATAATGGCTGCATGAGCCTACATTGAAATGGAAATGACAGTAATTGAACCTGACCTGTTGGAGCATTTAGTAACAGCGACATTGTCGGCATGGTACACTGCTGTTGCATGCATAGCGAGTCCTGCACTCAGGGTAAAGTAGGTCATCAGATTTGGGTGAAAATAAAGTGCGCGTTCTCACGAGGCACCAACCTGTGTACATGCTGCTCTGCAGCCCCATGCACTGGAGGTAGTTGTGACACCTTTCCTTGTGCTCCTCGAGAGAGCTGCGCTGCTTGTAACTCCGCCCACAGTAAGCACACTTGTGGGGTTTTccaactgcaaaaaaaaaaacatgtcagtgtAGAGCAGTGCAATGTTCTATGTGCTAacacatgacattttaaaataaatacattttggtttAGTTAC is part of the Micropterus dolomieu isolate WLL.071019.BEF.003 ecotype Adirondacks linkage group LG15, ASM2129224v1, whole genome shotgun sequence genome and harbors:
- the ikzf1 gene encoding DNA-binding protein Ikaros isoform X8, which translates into the protein MAASNGLLGVSFYWHGTKQVPRARWLDSPLQTRPVDKSKQNAPVELRDIVMLGWNEEVQWRGEGLRAQLHGAAAALRPSAHGAGESWKNFILQTQGIAEYLHRMETEEAQEMAQMPGRDSPPANDTSEEAEEPMAVPEDLSASSTHQQNNRGDKGERPFQCSQCGASFTQKGNLLRHIKLHSGEKPFKCHLCSYACRRRDALTGHLRTHSVGKPHKCAYCGRSYKQRSSLEEHKERCHNYLQCMGLQSSMYTGDKRLSDLSYDGGAGELIQPHVIDQAINSAISYLGAESLRPLVQTSPASSSDVGLGSMYPLHKPAPEGHAGSGHNLSAKDSAAENLLLLSNSKSASSEKDGSPSHSGQDSTDTESNNEDRPGGAAPGLIYLTNHITSGVRNGVLPLVKEEQQRQYEAIRAIEMASEGFKVVTADGEQVRAYRCEHCRVLFLDHVMYTIHMGCHGFRDPFECNLCGHRSQDRYEFSSHITRGEHRY
- the ikzf1 gene encoding DNA-binding protein Ikaros isoform X6; translated protein: METEEAQEMAQMPGRDSPPANDTSEEAEEPMAVPEDLSASSTHQQNNRGDKGERPFQCSQCGASFTQKGNLLRHIKLHSGEKPFKCHLCSYACRRRDALTGHLRTHSVGKPHKCAYCGRSYKQRSSLEEHKERCHNYLQCMGLQSSMYTVKEESNQNEQREDLSQTGSDRALVLDRLANNVAKRKSTMPQKFVGDKRLSDLSYDGGAGELIQPHVIDQAINSAISYLGAESLRPLVQTSPASSSDVGLGSMYPLHKPAPEGHAGSGHNLSAKDSAAENLLLLSNSKSASSEKDGSPSHSGQDSTDTESNNEDRPGGAAPGLIYLTNHITSGVRNGVLPLVKEEQQRQYEAIRAIEMASEGFKVVTADGEQVRAYRCEHCRVLFLDHVMYTIHMGCHGFRDPFECNLCGHRSQDRYEFSSHITRGEHRY
- the ikzf1 gene encoding DNA-binding protein Ikaros isoform X9; amino-acid sequence: METEEAQEMAQMPGRDSPPANDTSEEAEEPMAVPEDLSASSTHQQNNRGDKGERPFQCSQCGASFTQKGNLLRHIKLHSGEKPFKCHLCSYACRRRDALTGHLRTHSVGKPHKCAYCGRSYKQRSSLEEHKERCHNYLQCMGLQSSMYTVVKEESNQNEQREDLSQTGSDRALVLDRLANNVAKRDKRLSDLSYDGGAGELIQPHVIDQAINSAISYLGAESLRPLVQTSPASSSDVGLGSMYPLHKPAPEGHAGSGHNLSAKDSAAENLLLLSNSKSASSEKDGSPSHSGQDSTDTESNNEDRPGGAAPGLIYLTNHITSGVRNGVLPLVKEEQQRQYEAIRAIEMASEGFKVVTADGEQVRAYRCEHCRVLFLDHVMYTIHMGCHGFRDPFECNLCGHRSQDRYEFSSHITRGEHRY
- the ikzf1 gene encoding DNA-binding protein Ikaros isoform X5, giving the protein METEEAQEMAQMPGRDSPPANDTSEEAEEPMAVPEDLSASSTHQQNNRGDKGERPFQCSQCGASFTQKGNLLRHIKLHSGEKPFKCHLCSYACRRRDALTGHLRTHSVGKPHKCAYCGRSYKQRSSLEEHKERCHNYLQCMGLQSSMYTVVKEESNQNEQREDLSQTGSDRALVLDRLANNVAKRKSTMPQKFVGDKRLSDLSYDGGAGELIQPHVIDQAINSAISYLGAESLRPLVQTSPASSSDVGLGSMYPLHKPAPEGHAGSGHNLSAKDSAAENLLLLSNSKSASSEKDGSPSHSGQDSTDTESNNEDRPGGAAPGLIYLTNHITSGVRNGVLPLVKEEQQRQYEAIRAIEMASEGFKVVTADGEQVRAYRCEHCRVLFLDHVMYTIHMGCHGFRDPFECNLCGHRSQDRYEFSSHITRGEHRY
- the ikzf1 gene encoding DNA-binding protein Ikaros isoform X7, with amino-acid sequence MAVPEDLSASSTHQQNNRGDKACNIKVEARSDEENGLSCDMNGVEEEECAEDLRVIDASGAKVNGSQPSPEAKAYSSAGGIRLPNGKLKCDICGIVCIGPNVLMVHKRSHTGERPFQCSQCGASFTQKGNLLRHIKLHSGEKPFKCHLCSYACRRRDALTGHLRTHSVGKPHKCAYCGRSYKQRSSLEEHKERCHNYLQCMGLQSSMYTVVKEESNQNEQREDLSQTGSDRALVLDRLANNVAKRKSTMPQKFVGDKRLSDLSYDGGAGELIQPHVIDQAINSAISYLGAESLRPLVQTSPASSSDVGLGSMYPLHKPAPEGHAGSGHNLSAKDSAAENLLLLSNSKSASSEKDGSPSHSGQDSTDTESNNEDRPGGAAPGLIYLTNHITSGVRNGVLPLVKEEQQRQYEAIRAIEMASEGFKVVTADGEQVRAYRCEHCRVLFLDHVMYTIHMGCHGFRDPFECNLCGHRSQDRYEFSSHITRGEHRY
- the ikzf1 gene encoding DNA-binding protein Ikaros isoform X2 translates to METEEAQEMAQMPGRDSPPANDTSEEAEEPMAVPEDLSASSTHQQNNRGDKACNIKVEARSDEENGLSCDMNGVEEEECAEDLRVIDASGAKVNGSQPSPEAKAYSSAGGIRLPNGKLKCDICGIVCIGPNVLMVHKRSHTGERPFQCSQCGASFTQKGNLLRHIKLHSGEKPFKCHLCSYACRRRDALTGHLRTHSVGKPHKCAYCGRSYKQRSSLEEHKERCHNYLQCMGLQSSMYTVKEESNQNEQREDLSQTGSDRALVLDRLANNVAKRKSTMPQKFVGDKRLSDLSYDGGAGELIQPHVIDQAINSAISYLGAESLRPLVQTSPASSSDVGLGSMYPLHKPAPEGHAGSGHNLSAKDSAAENLLLLSNSKSASSEKDGSPSHSGQDSTDTESNNEDRPGGAAPGLIYLTNHITSGVRNGVLPLVKEEQQRQYEAIRAIEMASEGFKVVTADGEQVRAYRCEHCRVLFLDHVMYTIHMGCHGFRDPFECNLCGHRSQDRYEFSSHITRGEHRY
- the ikzf1 gene encoding DNA-binding protein Ikaros isoform X4, whose amino-acid sequence is METEEAQEMAQMPGRDSPPANDTSEEAEEPMAVPEDLSASSTHQQNNRGDKACNIKVEARSDEENGLSCDMNGVEEEECAEDLRVIDASGAKVNGSQPSPEAKAYSSAGGIRLPNGKLKCDICGIVCIGPNVLMVHKRSHTGERPFQCSQCGASFTQKGNLLRHIKLHSGEKPFKCHLCSYACRRRDALTGHLRTHSVGKPHKCAYCGRSYKQRSSLEEHKERCHNYLQCMGLQSSMYTGDKRLSDLSYDGGAGELIQPHVIDQAINSAISYLGAESLRPLVQTSPASSSDVGLGSMYPLHKPAPEGHAGSGHNLSAKDSAAENLLLLSNSKSASSEKDGSPSHSGQDSTDTESNNEDRPGGAAPGLIYLTNHITSGVRNGVLPLVKEEQQRQYEAIRAIEMASEGFKVVTADGEQVRAYRCEHCRVLFLDHVMYTIHMGCHGFRDPFECNLCGHRSQDRYEFSSHITRGEHRY
- the ikzf1 gene encoding DNA-binding protein Ikaros isoform X1; the encoded protein is METEEAQEMAQMPGRDSPPANDTSEEAEEPMAVPEDLSASSTHQQNNRGDKACNIKVEARSDEENGLSCDMNGVEEEECAEDLRVIDASGAKVNGSQPSPEAKAYSSAGGIRLPNGKLKCDICGIVCIGPNVLMVHKRSHTGERPFQCSQCGASFTQKGNLLRHIKLHSGEKPFKCHLCSYACRRRDALTGHLRTHSVGKPHKCAYCGRSYKQRSSLEEHKERCHNYLQCMGLQSSMYTVVKEESNQNEQREDLSQTGSDRALVLDRLANNVAKRKSTMPQKFVGDKRLSDLSYDGGAGELIQPHVIDQAINSAISYLGAESLRPLVQTSPASSSDVGLGSMYPLHKPAPEGHAGSGHNLSAKDSAAENLLLLSNSKSASSEKDGSPSHSGQDSTDTESNNEDRPGGAAPGLIYLTNHITSGVRNGVLPLVKEEQQRQYEAIRAIEMASEGFKVVTADGEQVRAYRCEHCRVLFLDHVMYTIHMGCHGFRDPFECNLCGHRSQDRYEFSSHITRGEHRY
- the ikzf1 gene encoding DNA-binding protein Ikaros isoform X3; this encodes METEEAQEMAQMPGRDSPPANDTSEEAEEPMAVPEDLSASSTHQQNNRGDKACNIKVEARSDEENGLSCDMNGVEEEECAEDLRVIDASGAKVNGSQPSPEAKAYSSAGGIRLPNGKLKCDICGIVCIGPNVLMVHKRSHTGERPFQCSQCGASFTQKGNLLRHIKLHSGEKPFKCHLCSYACRRRDALTGHLRTHSVGKPHKCAYCGRSYKQRSSLEEHKERCHNYLQCMGLQSSMYTVVKEESNQNEQREDLSQTGSDRALVLDRLANNVAKRDKRLSDLSYDGGAGELIQPHVIDQAINSAISYLGAESLRPLVQTSPASSSDVGLGSMYPLHKPAPEGHAGSGHNLSAKDSAAENLLLLSNSKSASSEKDGSPSHSGQDSTDTESNNEDRPGGAAPGLIYLTNHITSGVRNGVLPLVKEEQQRQYEAIRAIEMASEGFKVVTADGEQVRAYRCEHCRVLFLDHVMYTIHMGCHGFRDPFECNLCGHRSQDRYEFSSHITRGEHRY